In the Colletotrichum lupini chromosome 1, complete sequence genome, one interval contains:
- a CDS encoding transcription initiation factor IID, translating into MWPELGALHQPRLDVGAPPPQPAGVLDKAQNLRLRKVPYLIATLQAESPFESVQSEYNENQKHLALHDRIIRNYLSIMEPRARAAKNVGKMNFSHNELAQLLYAHGDVRNPLPETIRVLDEIVTEFIQGMAFEATRAANYAGRQKVKYEDFEFAFRKNDAFLGKVQEVFEKKGEIESAKKIFTKDDEAVLMKDAADQEHGKKDKAANGTGEASSAADAAVKQEEELGEADDDADAESEVAGRPSKRVRLDGDGK; encoded by the exons ATGTGGCCTGAGCTTGGAGCTCTGCATCAGCCACGTTTGGATGTCGGAGCGCCACCCCCACAGCCAGCAGGGGTGCTGGACAAGGCCCAGAACCTGAGGCTCAGGAAGGTGCCTTATCTTATCGCAACCCTGCAAGCTGAG AGCCCTTTCGAATCCGTCCAGAGCGAATACAACGAAAATCAGAAACATCTTGCCCTTCACGATCGGATAATCAGGAATTACCTGTCCATCATGGAGCCTCGCGCCCGCGCCGCCAAAAATGTTGGCAAAATGAACTTCAGCCACAACGAGC TGGCTCAACTACTATACGCCCACGGCGACGTAAGGAATCCGCTCCCCGAAACGATTCGCGTGCTCGACGAGATCGTAACCGAGTTCATCCAAGGCATGGCCTTCGAGGCGACGCGCGCAGCCAACTACGCGGGAAGGCAGAAGGTCAAATACGAGGACTTTGAATTCGCGTTCCGCAAGAACGACGCCTTTCTCGGAAAGGTCCAGGAGGTCTTTGAGAAGAAGGGCGAGATCGAGTCGGCCAAGAAGATTTTCACAAAGGACGACGAGGCGGTGCTCATGAAGGACGCCGCGGACCAGGAGCACGGCAAGAAGGATAAGGCTGCCAACGGTACGGGCGAGGCTTCGAGTGCGGCGGACGCGGCGGTGAAGCAAGAGGAGGAGCTGGGCGAGGCCGACGACGACGCTGATGCCGAAAGTGAGGTCGCGGGACGACCGTCGAAAAGGGTCAGATTGGACGGGGACGGGAAGTGA
- a CDS encoding T-complex protein 11, with the protein QSLIASGYPTPPEQSPSLLLLPAPAPTFLNNHLAALARPPIDFYPFPPHESSLLQPPTTAAFLPRQQYPTNSRYTLYTHSTTSSGSEFPSDPTNDISRSDLAACLLLSRASAASTLLPQRTPSVVQSLLSAALRSSAWANIPRPIRPPLILVLDDCNSCCIPPPAQLLLFLLQYFVTFGKLQQAYSAHPATDGCKLAGVLPPSLWNSLAHYTGLREPTPAFARVTRISKMAGDQGAGGGIESNRRHMSTSTRNGENEPIQESEPQTGKQTQQEEAKPQFKQSSQVSPRGFNPPSNTSTPTTAPLMARASSNSSTVSTPNVPTDSYFGTVPEVKASAPRISRPIEPPVTKVTLSELDVCKIMHNPKLRHDINFDPELHFRPNLDGDKGKRKQHKADLFWNTLQEQLIQFVSEPESFFSAHGQDDDWCLPSLLKAVKEIIQTLVPQRDRVYLDEGLNVDLLMQQFYRGIADLEKLALWLSRVLKSHCAPMRDEWVDQMYTQLSNGNRTNNVDELVKGMKSLLSVLEAMKLDVANHQIRCLRPILIEGTIPFERKFFEKKIQGSKLDVTQANAWYRDAEQRYAASVSPIAAHSFGEMSVFFEAISRLVLPSVSEKALPNTFIFDEERFGKLRADMLDAINLEVCMRMYDDLERVGRLNAPLFASSFSQFDDEPRSRPLSMTPDFNFNTPPSRPSSLAFSSGDSATSSPRSSLILPPQPTSDPTESLAKARDVYNSLVALLHTSPPPRRHESRWEAIAPSLALQIFRFTNAPADMLPVFESKLASHVCDINSPLFQEVEAHFHHRLLMELQKRVREFRGLTGVGLFTVATGGRAQGSGRSIGSPDREGSVSDGNRENRDDGGIEDMATRLAHLGILHWRVFAGLAYTEEEQADSLMEMNQF; encoded by the exons CAGTCCCTCATTGCCTCTGGATATCCCACACCCCCTGAGCAATCTCcgtcgctgctgctgcttcctGCTCCTGCTCCTACCTTCTTAAACAACCACCTCGCCGCCCTCGCTCGCCCTCCAATAGACTTTTACCCTTTCCCTCCTCACGAATCCTCACTCTTACAACCTCCGACTACTGCGGCATTCTTACCTCGCCAACAATACCCGACCAACAGCCGATATACACTGTACACCCACTCGACCACATCCTCGGGCTCTGAGTTCCCGTCAGATCCAACCAACGACATCTCAAGAAGTGACTTGGCCGCTTGTTTGCTTCTCAGCCGTGCCTCTGCAGCAAGCACACTCCTCCCACAACGGACTCCTTCTGTGGTCCAGTCGCTCCTTTCTGCTGCGCTGCGCTCCTCTGCCTGGGCAAACATCCCTCGGCCGATACGTCCACCGCTGATTCTCGTACTCGACGACTGCAACTCCTGCTGCATCCCGCCCCCCGCCCAGCTACTACTGTTTTTGCTGCAGTATTTTGTCACATTCGGTAAGTTACAACAAGCCTACTCGGCTCACCCGGCCACAGATGGCTGCAAACTCGCGGGCGTCCTTCCCCCCTCCCTTTGGAACTCCCTGGCCCATTACACAGGACTCCGGGAACCAACACCTGCATTCGCCCGCGT AACGAGAATCTCGAAGATGGCGGGTGATCAGGGAGCCGGTGGCGGCATAGAAAGCAACCGTCGCCACATGTCGACTTCGACTCGCAACGGCGAGAACGAGCCCATTCAGGAGTCTGAGCCGCAGACCGGAAAGCAGACGCAACAAGAGGAGGCGAAACCCCAGTTCAAGCAATCGTCACAAGTCTCTCCCAGAGGCTTCAACCCACCCTCGAACACATCAACACCCACAACAGCACCTCTCATGGCCAGAGCATCATCCAACAGTTCAACTGTATCAACGCCAAATGTGCCTACAGACAGCTACTTCGGGACTGTGCCGGAGGTCAAGGCTTCTGCTCCCCGGATCTCTCGGCCGATTGAGCCCCCTGTGACCAAGGTGACCCTAAGCGAGCTGGATGTCTGCAAAATTATGCACAACCCAAAGTTGCGTCATGACATCAACTTTGACCCCGAGTTGCACTTCCGCCCTAATCTGGACGGCGACAAGGGCAAGAGGAAACAACACAAGGCGGACCTTTTCTGGAACACCCTTCAGGAGCAGCTCATCCAGTTCGTGAGCGAACCAGAGTCCTTCTTCTCTGCACACGGTCAGGATGATGACTGGTGCTTGCCATCTTTGTTGAAGGCGGTTAAGGAAATCATTCAGACTTTGGTGCCCCAAAGAGACAGAGTTTACTTGGATGAGGGCCTCAATGTCGATTTGCTGATGCAGCAGTTCTACAGGGGAATCGCAGACTTGGAAAAGCTTGCTCTGTGGCTATCTCGAGTTCTCAAATCCCACTGCGCTCCGATGCGTGACGAGTGGGTGGACCAGATGTACACACAGTTGAGCAACGGAAACCGGACCAACAACGTGGATGAGCTTGTCAAGGGCATGAAAAGTCTGCTCAGTGTTTTGGAGGCTATGAAGCTCGACGTTGCCAATCATCAGATTCGCTGCCTTCGCCCGATCCTTATTGAGGGAACCATTCCATTTGAGCGCAAGTTCTTCGAGAAAAAGATTCAGGGGAGCAAGCTGGACGTCACTCAAGCAAATGCCTGGTATAGGGATGCTGAGCAGAGATATGCTGCTTCTGTGTCTCCCATCGCAGCTCATTCCTTTGGGGAGATGTCTGTCTTCTTTGAAGCCATCTCTCGCCTGGTCTTGCCCTCGGTATCCGAAAAGGCGTTGCCCAACACCTTCATCTTTGACGAAGAGAGATTCGGCAAGCTCCGGGCGGATATGTTGGACGCCATCAACTTGGAGGTCTGCATGCGTATGTACGACGACCTCGAGAGAGTAGGCCGATTGAACGCCCCTCTCTTCGCCAGCTCCTTCTCACAGTTCGACGACGAGCCTCGCAGCCGCCCTCTTTCCATGACTCCCGACTTCAACTTCAACACTCCGCCCTCGCGGCCGTCGAGTCTCGCCTTTAGCTCCGGCGACTCTGCCACTTCATCGCCCCGATCTTCTCTCATCCTACCGCCTCAACCTACCTCCGATCCCACAGAATCTCTTGCCAAGGCTAGAGATGTCTACAACTCCTTGGTCGCGCTGCTCCAcacctcgccgccgccgcgtaGGCACGAATCTCGCTGGGAGGCCATTGCTCCCTCGCTGGCCCTTCAAATCTTCCGATTCACCAACGCACCCGCCGACATGCTACCGGTCTTCGAGTCGAAGCTCGCTTCCCACGTTTGCGACATCAACAGCCCCTTGTTCCAAGAGGTCGAGGCGCACTTCCACCACAGGCTTCTGATGGAGCTCCAGAAGCGCGTGCGCGAGTTTCGCGGGCTGACTGGGGTCGGTCTTTTCACCGTTGCCACTGGCGGCCGTGCCCAAGGCTCAGGACGATCCATCGGCAGTCCCGACCGTGAGGGCTCGGTCTCCGACGGCAACCGTGAGAACCGGGATGACGGCGGAATCGAGGATATGGCGACTCGGCTGGCACACCTTGGTATCCTCCACTGGAGAGTTTTCGCCGGCCTTGCATACACTGAAGAAGAGCAGGCCGACAGCTTGATGGAAATGAACCAGTTCTGA
- a CDS encoding involucrin repeat protein — MNGYSPGRPSPPRAAGPGGRSIGGDGLRRDIMNNFGGAPLRVNPVSPHHWSSSLSPDASNTAQTNAKLPPSSALVDLKDPIQVHLLTETALTDSKQYRILSQEEVDGLKKQIQSLSLRVEQTRTNLAIQTKYRDAAVSMAKLYSQPEAGKRRSLMGSNRNSTGESLREAEAERQASEKRVDDLSNELRSLEQRLVESQRGLLEHTAGILQLTHKASRKPVNQIPAQLMNGIPGSPESLYTYSNGRNSLEVGDDSFDEDGLFQDLSNISPPRGKPRVAPLDIPSKAPSREQDTQLREEADKLREENAKLRAQADALNSLREENSQLQAQTDALSGEIDSLKKENAQRLQSVSDAERKLTTYNQTLRDVIINFNPAKNGGFSEPPSLVVEGPADPGATLGSQFEYLEAGLSTVRQEQELQGQSSSTLQDAEAAAAQASIALTQAEGRLEDVNQKMRDLLVGVDPSYPEVPDSGIDAQFEWLQNALTVVEEEMKKNASKSAVKKQDDEQAEVVLMGLWEIIQTGFASIQQQKADRRRTRMEQGRSDNDDDMSGDEAVDTSEPYSLSAFSTKVQWLYSQATSLKEQKSVLKRQIKQQRELNNKSDSQKDEELKTKQDQLDQLRSAQMRAEEEKALELTLKQDQLDQLRSLLERSEEEVAEAQEKLAKAQKEAEVATTTRMANESISAKSQDEIRERDAKIASLEASSKEAQTTLASLNTNVQDMNSKLSKANEEVALLTTRLAGAEKAAVEKQQEAAAKDKEVKEKEEEIERFNMMIVELKTELTIAQAELDGAYGSRKERANQAAAVKSTVEVTQLKAEVDRLKEELASTLKELENITAETINAEREKFEVETKLDDALAVKSSLEGEISSLKDQLDAEVNNSRSKMSKLQEELDDARLKVTPGTGARGAGASMLSEQFRTTMREERKKFQEDMREEQAKRRRLEEELQKIRKTQGPGRSPLSPR; from the exons ATGAACGGGTACTCCCCGGGGAGGCCCTCGCCGCCCCGGGCTGCTGGCCCTGGTGGAAGGTCAATAGGTGGGGATGGCCTCAGGAGAGACATTATGAACAACTTTGGAGGGGCGCCTCTGCGCGTGAATCCGGTCAGTCCTCATCACTGGTCTAGCTCGCTTAGTCCAGACGCATCTAACACCGCGCAGACGAATGCCAAACTTCCGCCGAGCTCTGCACTGGTTGATCTCAAGGACCCGATTCAAGTCCACCTATTGACGGAGACGGCGTTAACGGACAGCAAGCAATACCGAATATTGTCGCAGGAGGAAGTGGACGGGCTCAAGAAACAGATTCAATCCTTGAGCTTACGGGTGGAACAAACACGCACGAACCTCGCTATCCAGACCAAGTATCGAGATGCTGCTGTATCCATGGCCAAGCTGTACTCGCAGCCCGAGGCGGGCAAGAGGAGGAGTCTGATGGGCAGTAACCGGAACAGCACGGGGGAGTCTTTGCGTGAGGCCGAGGCGGAACGACAGGCCAGCGAGAAACGAGTCGACGACCTGTCGAACGAACTACGTAGCCTCGAACAGCGCCTGGTTGAATCGCAGAGGGGTCTCCTGGAGCACACCGCCGGCATCCTCCAGCTAACGCATAAGGCATCGAGAAAGCCCGTGAATCAAATCCCCGCCCAGTTGATGAACGGAATACCTGGAAGCCCGGAGAGCTTGTACACCTACTCAAACGGCCGCAATAGTTTAGAGGTCGGGGACGACTCCTTCGACGAAGATGGACTTTTCCAAGATCTGAGCAACATAAGTCCGCCTCGCGGGAAACCCAGAGTTGCTCCGCTTGATATTCCCTCAAAGGCGCCGAGTCGTGAGCAGGATACCCAGCTACGGGAGGAGGCTGATAAGCTGAGGGAAGAGAACGCAAAACTACGCGCGCAAGCCGACGCGTTGAACAGCCTTCGGGAAGAGAATAGCCAGCTTCAGGCGCAAACTGATGCCTTAAGCGGCGAGATTGATTCTCTCAAAAAGGAGAACGCACAACGCCTACAGTCCGTTTCTGATGCGGAACGGAAGCTAACGACATACAACCAAACTTTACGagacgtaattataaactttaatccGGCCAAGAACGGAGGCTTCAGCGAACCTCCCTCACTAGTAGTGGAAGGGCCAGCCGATCCTGGCGCTACACTGGGAAGCCAATTCGAGTACCTGGAGGCAGGTCTGTCGACTGTACGCCAGGAACAAGAGCTTCAAGGACAGTCGAGTAGTACTCTGCAGGACGCggaggctgctgctgctcagGCATCTATCGCTCTCACGCAGGCAGAAGGCCGTCTCGAGGATGTAAACCAGAAAATGCGGGATCTTCTTGTCGGAGTTGACCCAAGCTACCCCGAAGTTCCGGACTCTGGCATCGACGCGCAGTTCGAGTGGCTCCAGAACGCTCTAACTGTTGTGGAAGAGGAGATGAAGAAGAATGCCAGCAAGTCGGCTGTCAAGAAGCAAGACGACGAGCAGGCTGAGGTCGTACTGATGGGCCTGTGGGAGATCATCCAGACTGGTTTCGCAAGCATCCAGCAGCAGAAAGCAGACCGCCGCCGTACACGTATGGAGCAGGGCAGATCTGACAACGATGATGACATGTCTGGAGACGAAGCTGTCGATACATCAGAGCCTTACTCGTTGTCGGCATTCTCTACAAAGGTCCAGTGGCTCTACAGCCAAGCCACGAGTCTCAAGGAGCAGAAGTCCGTTCTCAAGCGCCAGATCAAGCAGCAGCGAGAGTTGAACAACAAGTCCGACTCGCAAAAGGATGAGGAGCTGAAGACTAAGCAAGACCAACTCGACCAGCTTCGATCAGCCCAGATGCGAGCTGAGGAAGAGAAGGCACTCGAGCTTACGCTCAAGCAGGACCAGTTGGACCAGCTTAGGTCACTGCTCGAACGGTCCGAGGAAGAGGTTGCTGAGGCTCAGGAGAAGCTCGCCAAGGCGCAAAAGGAGGCAGAGGTCGCCACCACTACGCGCATGGCCAATGAGTCCATCAGTGCCAAATCCCAAGATGAGATCAGGGAGCGTGATGCCAAGATCGCATCTCTGGAGGCAAGCAGCAAGGAGGCCCAGACGACACTTGCCAGTCTCAATACGAACGTTCAGGACATGAACAGCAAGCTGAGCAAGGCCAATGAAGAAGTGGCGCTCTTGACGACGAGGCTGGCTGGAGCTGAGAAAGCCGCAGTCGAAAAGCAGCAAGAGGCTGCAGCCAAGGACAAGGAGgtcaaggagaaggaggaagagATTGAACGTTTCAATATGATGATTGTCGAGCTCAAGACGGAGCTGACGATTGCACAAGCCGAGCTCGATGGTGCCTACGGCTCTCGTAAGGAGAGGGCCAACCAGGCTGCGGCTGTTAAGAGCACCGTCGAGGTGACCCAGCTCAAGGCAGAGGTCGACAGGCTGAAGGAGGAGCTCGCTTCGACACTCAAGGAGCTGGAGAACATCACGGCCGAGACGATTAATGCCGAAAGGGAGAAGTTTGAGGTCGAGACTAAGCTTGATGACGCGCTTGCAGTCAAGTCGAGCCTCGAGGGCGAGATCAGCTCATTGAAGGATCAGCTTGACGCCGAGGTCAACAACTCGAGGTCCAAGATGTCGAAGCTGCAGGAGGAGCTTGACGACGCGCGTCTCAAGGTGACCCCAGGCACTGGCGCTCGTGGTGCTGGCGCATCGATGCTCAGCGAACAGTTCCGTACTACAATGAGAGAGGAGAGGAAGAAGTTCCAAGAGGACATGAGG GAGGAGCAAGCTAAGAGGAGAAGACTCGAGGAAGAGCTGCAAAAGATACGGAAGACACAAGGCCCTGGACGGAGCCCCTTGAGCCCGCGATGA
- a CDS encoding UBA domain-containing protein Ucp14, which translates to MLSDYKKSVVSLCEGRVRSVGNLKHVVTGLRKGRKALQPRHCMGKFEPVGLALWGSTSFVASSQRLRLGPFPYCTALTKDTLEEGQHKLCIKLQVGSATAKETTWHQPSFGRPSLSGTARRFRQHHEFAQYYQNTIESSSVAAGKEPLAARAHSNRARAGASIQGQGIVLIAPPPTSNHNMSFTNAPVTRTLVLGLVTSSIAASLLDVKHYFYIVVDTHLWRYHQFWRLLAYQLCCTNSSEVLFASMTLYHLRVVEQIWGSRKYASFVAVSALFTAVIPPVLLSIIPRTLTAGLFNYMPAGPTPIIFAILAQYHAAIPNIYRYRVAASAAPPTNDQFVGLTFSDKTYRYALALQLALFQWPGSLLGAAVGWIVGHSWRNDLLPVALTKWRLPGWMVGVKTPRRRTEFEGLRRRLEGLREHLFGSSLFCVSEISQRLSTKYQGPAFNRREDIMHYLSSYGKCSKTPVWSCKWLGV; encoded by the exons ATGCTCAGC GATTACAAGAAATCAGTGGTGTCGCTATGTGAGGGTCGCGTCAGATCTGTTGGCAACTTG AAACACGTCGTGACAGGGTTACGCAAGGGACGCAAGG CCCTCCAGCCTCGTCATTGCATGGGAAAGTTTGAACCTGTGGGTCTCGCTCTCTGGGGGTCCACCTCTTTCGTGGCGTCGTCGCAACGCCTGAGGCTGGGGCCATTCCCCTACTGCACGGCTTTAACCAAGGACACACTTGAGGAGGGACAGCACAAGCTGTGCATCAAGCTCCAAGTGGGTTCGGCGACAGCCAAAGAAACCACCTGGCATCAACCATCCTTTGGTCGCCCTTCGCTCTCCGGCACCGCCCGTCGATTCCGACAACACCACGAATTTGCGCAATACTATCAGAACACGATTGAGTCAAGCTCCGTGGCAGCTGGCAAAGAACCCCTCGCAGCAAGGGCGCATTCAAATCGAGCCAGAGCAGGTGCCTCAATCCAAGGGCAAGGGATCGTCCTCATTGCCCCTCCACCA ACGTCCAACCACAACATGTCCTTCACGAATGCGCCAGTGACGCGCACCCTCGTTCTTGGCCTTGTGACGAGCTCCATTGCTGCCAGCTTGCTTGACGTCAAGCATTACTTCTACATTGTTGTAGACACCCATTTATGGCGCTATCATCAGTTCTGGCGCCTGCTGGCGTACCAGCTATGCTGCACCAACTCGAGCGAGGTCCTCTTCGCATCAATGACTCTCTACCACTTGAGGGTCGTTGAACAAATATGGGGATCAAGGAAATACGCT TCATTTGTAGCTGTATCAGCTCTCTTCACTGCAGTGATACCTCCTGTTCTACTGTCCATCATACCACGGACATTGACCGCGGGTCTATTCAACTATATGCCAGCCGGCCCTACCCCGATCATCTTCGCTATCCTCGCGCAATATCATGCTGCGATCCCCAATATCTACCGATATCGCGTCGCGGCTTCCGCAGCTCCGCCCACTAACGACCAATTTGTCGGATTGACTTTCTCTGACAAGACGTACCGCTACGCTCTCGCTCTACAGTTGGCACTCTTCCAGTGGCCGGGTTCACTGCTGGGAGCTGCGGTCGGTTGGATTGTGGGACACTCGTGGAGGAACGACTTGCTACCAGTTGCATTGACAAAATGGCGCCTTCCCGGGTGGATGGTCGGAGTCAAGACACCGAGAAGAAGGACAGAATTCGAGGGTCTTCGAAGGCGGTTGGAGG GTCTGCGAGAACACTTATTCGGGAGTAGTTTGTTCTGCGTTTCCGAGATTTCACAAAGACTCTCTACCAAGTACCAAGGACCTGCCTTCAACCGTCGGGAGGACATTATGCATTATCTCTCAAGCTATGGCAAATGCAGCAAGACTCCAGTCTGGTCCTGCAAATGGTTAGGAGTATGA
- a CDS encoding di-trans,poly-cis-decaprenylcistransferase gives MSEIFINHITRWLFSSPPAEWAINQLRELLIGALKQGPVPQHVAFEMDGNRRYARGRKMETIEGHHHGFEALARVLEICYKCGVKVVTVYAFSIENFNRPQYEVDGLMQLAKVKLEQLTKHGDILDRYGAAVRVLGQRDLIRKDVLEVVDRAVDMTKYNKQNVLNICFPYTSREEMTTAMRSTVQEYMMPPGPKFTPFPAARISQKIMSKQLEHREPLPTIRDTSPAPSSRSDGDDGASSSTTLPPDSPSPPRHSGAASGHRLKNPETITAETLNNHMYTAGNPPLDIFVRTSGVERLSDFMLWQCHQDTHIFFLKCLWPDFDLQHFLPVLLEWQWRQKQIERDERPKQAMAKARKLA, from the exons ATGTCGGAAATATTCATTAACCACATCACTCGATGGCTATTTAGTTCGCCGCCTGCCGAGTGGGCAATAAACCAACTGCGCGAACTCCTCATCGGGGCCTTGAAGCAAGGACCGGTTCCTCAACATGTCGCATTCGAGATGGATGGCAACAGGCGGTATGCCCGCGGCAGGAAGATGGAGACGATAGAAGGCCACCACCACGGTTTTGAAGCCCTAGCAAGA GTTCTCGAGATTTGTTATAAGTGCGGCGTCAAAGTCGTAACCGTCTACGCCTTCAGCATAGAAAACTTCAACCGCCCGCAATACGAGGTGGATGGTCTTATGCAGCTGGCCAAGGTGAAGCTCGAGCAGCTGACGAAACACGGCGATATCCTGGATCGATACGGCGCGGCGGTGCGTGTACTTGGACAGAGAGATCTGATTCGCAAGGATGTTCTGGAGGTGGTCGACCGGGCTGTTGACATGACCAAGTACAACAAGCA AAATGTGCTCAACATCTGCTTTCCGTATACTTCGCGGGAAGAGATGACAACGGCCATGCGATCCACGGTACAGGAGTATATGATGCCCCCTGGGCCCAAGTTCACGCCCTTCCCGGCTGCTCGTATTTCGCAAAAGATCATGTCGAAGCAACTGGAGCACCGGGAGCCCCTTCCGACCATCCGGGACACATCGCCGGCTCCCTCTTCACGATCAGATGGCGATGATGGTGCGTCGTCGTCGACTACTCTTCCTCCCGACTCGCCTTCACCGCCTAGGCACAGCGGCGCAGCAAGCGGGCACCGCCTGAAGAACCCAGAGACCATTACGGCTGAGACTCTCAACAACCACATGTACACTGCTGGAAACCCTCCGCTGGATATCTTTGTGAGAACTAGTGGCGTAGAGAGACTCAGCGATTTCATGCTTTGGCAGTGTCACCAAGATACGCACATCTTCTTTTTGAAGTGTCTTTGGCCCGACTTCGATTTGCAGCACTTTCTGCCTGTGCTTCTGGAGTGGCAGTGGAGGCAGAAGCAGATTGAGAGAGACGAGCGGCCGAAACAGGCGATGGCCAAGGCACGAAAGCTTGCCTGA